The Neomonachus schauinslandi chromosome 4, ASM220157v2, whole genome shotgun sequence genome includes a region encoding these proteins:
- the PLEKHM2 gene encoding pleckstrin homology domain-containing family M member 2, translating into MTDYPEKEGQQRPGVWLNELQSYFAACEDETPAIRNHDKVLQRLCEHLDHALLYGLQDLSSGYWVLVVHFTRREAIKQIEVLQHVATNLGRSRAWLYLALNENSLESYLRLFQENLGLLHKYYVKNALVCSHDHLTLFLTLVSGLEFIRFDLDLDAPYLDLAPYMPDYYKPQYLLDFEDRLPSSVQGSDSLSLNSFNSVTSTNLEWDDSAIAPSSEDYDFGDVFPAVPSVPSTDWEDGDLTDTVSGPRSTASDPTSSKASTKSPTQRHNPFSEDQAETVSSSDTTPVHTTSQEKGESHAVDLPDPCTELEVIRVTKKKKSGKKKKTRSDEEASPLHPSSSQDTCARRGDGDSLVSGPGLGRAPPDATFTSPQKEGEGPSSTAESSELSEPSQIGLLIPEMKDTSMERLGQPLSKVIDQLNGQLDPSTWCSHVQSPDQSFRTGSPGEAPEKPPFCDFSEGLPAPMDFYRFTVESPSTLTSGGSHHDPAGPGQPLHVPGSPATAGQEEGGGGREGQTLGPLEDAPREPRELETRELDTELPLVGEGPVTEPEPGTHETLCQLKRDQPSPCLSSAEDSGVDEGQGSPSEMTHSAEFRVDNNHLLLLMIHVFRENEEQLFKMIRMSTGHMEGNLQLLYVLLTDCYVYLLRKGAAEKPYLVEEAVSYNELDYVSVGLGQQTVKLVCTNRRKQFLLDTADGALAEFFLASLKSAMIRGCREPPYPSVLTDATMEKLALAKFVAQESKCEATAVTVHFYGLVHWEDPTDESLGPIPCHCSPPEGTITKEGMLHYKAGTSYLGKEHWKTCFVVLSNGILYQYPDRTDVTPLISVNMGGEQCGGCRRASSTDRPHAFQVILAGRPCLELSADSEATMADWMQHLCQAVSKGVIPQGVTPSPCIPCCLVITDDRLFTCHEDCQTSFFRSLGTAKLADISAVATEPGKEYCVLEFSQDSQQPLPPWVIYLSCTSELDRFLSALSSGWKTIYQVDLPHKAIQEASHKKFEDALSLIHSAWQRSDSLCRGRASRDPWC; encoded by the exons ATGACAGACTATCCGGAAAAAG AAGGGCAACAGCGGCCCGGAGTATGGCTAAACGAG ttgCAGAGCTACTTTGCTGCGTGTGAAGATGAGACCCCCGCCATCCGGAACCACGACAAGGTCCTGCAGCGTCTGTGTGAGCACCTGGACCACGCCCTGCTGTACGG ACTGCAAGACCTCTCGTCTGGCTACTGGGTGCTCGTCGTGCATTTCACCCGGAGAGAGGCCATCAAACAGATCGAGGTGCTGCAGCACGTGGCCACCAACCTGGGGCGCA GTAGGGCCTGGCTATACCTGGCACTCAACGAGAATTCCCTGGAGAGCTACCTGCGGCTGTTCCAGGAGAACCTGGGTCTGCTGCATAAATACTACGTCAA GAATGCCCTGGTCTGCAGCCACGATCACCTGACTCTCTTCCTGACCTTGGTGTCTGGGCTGGAGTTCATTCGATTCGACCTGGATCTG GACGCCCCATACTTAGACTTGGCCCCCTACATGCCCGACTACTACAAACCTCAGTACCTGCTGGACTTCGAAGACCGCCTCCCCAGCTCCGTGCAAGGCTCGGACAGCCTGTCCCTCAACTCCTTCAACTCTGTTACCTCCACCAACCTGGAGTGGGATGACAGTGCCATTGCCCCCTCCAGTGAGG ATTATGATTTTGGAGATGTGTTTCCAGCAGTGCCGTCTGTACCCAGCACAGACTGGGAAG ATGGAGACCTCACAGACACCGTCAGCGGCCCCCGCTCCACCGCCTCGGACCCAACCAGCAGCAAAGCTTCCACCAAGAGCCCCACCCAGCGCCACAACCCCTTCAGTGAGGACCAGGCAGAGACCGTGTCCTCCTCAGACACCACCCCGGTGCACACCACCTCTCAGGAGAAGGGCGAATCCCACGCTGTCGACCTGCCAGACCCCTGCACAGAGCTTGAAGTCATCAG GGTcaccaagaagaagaaaagtggcaagaagaagaagacgagGTCGGATGAGGAAGCTAGTCCACTTCACCCCTCCTCGAGCCAGGACACCTGTGCCCGGCGGGGGGATGGTGACAGCCTGGTCAGCGGCCCAGGCCTGGGGCGGGCCCCCCCGGATGCGACCTTTACCTCCccccagaaggagggagaggggcccaGCAGCACAGCGGAGAGCAGCGAGCTCTCGGAGCCCAGCCAGATAGGCCTGCTTATCCCCGAAATGAAGGACACCTCCATGGAGCGCTTGGGGCAGCCCCTGAGTAAGGTGATCGACCAGCTCAACGGGCAGCTGGACCCCAGCACCTGGTGCTCCCACGTCCAGTCCCCAGACCAGTCCTTTCGGACCGGCTCCCCCGGGGAAGCCCCGGAGAAGCCGCCATTTTGCGACTTTAGTGAGGGGCTTCCAGCCCCAATGGACTTCTACCGCTTTACCGTCGAGAGTCCAAGCACTCTTACATCAGGTGGCAGCCACCATGACCCTGCAGGGCCTGGCCAACCGCTGCATGTTCCTGGTAGCCCTGCGACTGCTGGccaagaagagggaggaggaggaagagagggacagaCGCTTGGGCCCCTAGAGGACGCCCCCAGGGAGCCCCGGGAGCTGGAGACCCGGGAGCTGGACACTGAGTTGCCCCTGGTCGGGGAGGGGCCTGTGACAGAACCAGAGCCTGGGACCCATGAGACTCTTTGCCAGCTCAAGCGAGACCAGCCCAGCCCATGTCTGAGCAGCGCAGAGGACTCTGGGGTGGATGAAGGGCAGGGGAGCCCATCCGAGATGACCCACTCGGCAGAGTTCAG AGTAGACAACAATCACTTACTCCTGCTGATGATCCATGTGTTTCGAGAAAACGAAGAGCAGCTCTTCAAG ATGATCCGGATGAGCACCGGGCACATGGAGGGCAACCTGCAGCTGCTGTACGTGCTGCTCACGGACTGCTACGTGTACCTGCTCCGGAAAG GGGCTGCGGAGAAGCCGTACCTGGTGGAAGAGGCCGTTTCTTACAATGAACTTGACTATGTGTCG GTGGGCCTCGGGCAGCAGACGGTGAAGCTGGTGTGCACCAACCGCAGGAAGCAGTTCCTGCTGGACACGGCTGACGGGGCCCTGGCTGA gtttttcttggcttctttgaAGTCCGCCATGATCAGAGGCTGCCGGGAACCACCTTACCCCAGTGTCCTGACTGATGCCACCATGGAGAAGCTAGCACTGGCCAAATTTGTGGCCCAGGAGTCTAAGTGTGAG GCCACTGCTGTCACCGTGCACTTCTATGGGCTTGTCCACTGGGAGGACCCCACAGATGAGTCCCTGGGTCCCATCCCCTGCCACTGCTCACCCCCCGAGGGCACCATCACCAAAGAAGGCATGCTGCATTACAAGGCGGGCACCTCCTACTTGGGCAAAGAGCACTGGAAGACTTGCTTCGTGGTACTCAG CAACGGGATCCTCTATCAGTATCCCGACCGCACTGATGTCACCCCCCTGATCTCGGTGAACATGGG GGGGGAGCAGTGTGGTGGCTGTCGGAGGGCCAGCAGCACGGATCGGCCCCACGCCTTCCAGGTCATCCTCGCCGGCCGGCCGTGCCTGGAGCTGAGCGCCGATAGCGAGGCCACCATGGCCGACTGGATGCAGCACCTCTGCCAGGCTGTGTCCAAAGGG GTCATCCCCCAGGGGGTAACTCCGAGCCCCTGCATCCCCTGCTGCCTAGTGATCACCGACGACCGCCTCTTCACGTGCCACGAGGACTGCCAGACCAGCTTCTTCCGCTCCCTGGGCACGGCCAAGCTGGCCGACATCAGTGCTGTGGCCACTGAACCGGGCAAGGAGTACTGTGTCTTG GAGTTTTCCCAGGACAGCCagcagcccctcccaccctgggTCATCTACTTGAGCTGCACATCTGAACTGGACCGATTCCTGTCTGCACTGAGCTcggggtggaaaaccatctaCCAG GTGGACCTCCCCCACAAGGCCATCCAGGAAGCCTCCCACAAGAAGTTCGAGGATGCCCTGAGCCTcatccacagtgcctggcagcGGAGCGACAGCCTCTGCCGGGGCAGAGCCTCCCGGGACCCCTGGTGCTGA
- the SLC25A34 gene encoding solute carrier family 25 member 34 — MSLTRAQPASGTEAMETVAPAVDLVLGASACCLACVFTNPLEVVKTRLQLQGELQARGTYPRPYRGFLASVAAVVRADGLCGLQKGLAAGLLYQGLMNGVRFYCYSLAGQAGLTQQPGGTVVAGAVAGALGAFVGSPAYLVKTQLQAQTVAAMAVGHQHHHQSVLGALETVWRQQGLAGLWRGVGGAVPRVMVGSAAQLATFASAKAWVQEQQWLPEDSWLVALAGGMISSVAVAAVMTPFDVVSTRLYNQPVDGTGRGQLYGGLADCLVKIWRQEGPLALYKGLGPAYLRLGPHTILSMLFWDELRKLAARGQRQGT, encoded by the exons ATGTCCCTGACCCGGGCACAGCCGGCCTCAGGAACAGAGGCCATGGAGACGGTTGCCCCAGCTGTGGACCTGGTGCTGGGCGCCTCGGCCTGTTGCCTGGCCTGCGTCTTCACCAACCCCCTAGAGGTGGTGAAGACGAGGCTGCAgctgcagggggagctgcaggcccGTGGCACCTACCCACGGCCCTACAGGGGCTTTTTGGCCTCCGTGGCAGCTGTGGTCCGAGCAGACGGGCTGTGTGGCCTGCAGAAGGGGCTGGCCGCCGGCCTCCTTTACCAGGGCCTGATGAATGGCGTCCGCTTCTACTGCTACAGCCTGGCGGGCCAGGCTGGCCTCACCCAGCAGCCTGGTGGCACCGTGGTTGCGGGCGCCGTGGCTGGGGCACTGGGAGCCTTTGTGGGGAGCCCTGCTTACTTG GTCAAAACGCAGCTGCAGGCCCAGACGGTGGCCGCGATGGCCGTGGGGCACCAGCACCATCACCAG AGTGTTCTGGGTGCCTTGGAGACCGTCTGGCGGCAGCAGGGCCTGGCAGGGCTGTGGCGGGGCGTGGGTGGGGCCGTGCCCAGAGTCATGGTCGGCTCAGCGGCCCAGCTGGCCACCTTTGCCTCTGCCAAGGCCTGGGTGCAGGAGCAGCAG TGGCTCCCGGAAGACAGCTGGCTGGTAGCCTTGGCTGGAGGCATGATCAGCAGCGTCGCCGTGGCTGCCGTCATGACCCCCTTCGACGTGGTCAGCACCCGGCTCTACAATCAGCCCGTGGATGGAACTGgcaga ggccagCTGTATGGTGGACTTGCCGACTGCCTGGTGAAGATCTGGCGGCAGGAGGGCCCCCTGGCACTCTATAAGGGTCTGGGCCCGGCCTACCTGCGCCTGGGCCCCCACACCATCCTCAGCATGCTCTTCTGGGATGAGCTCCGGAAACTGGCCGCGCGGGGCCAGCGCCAGGGCACCTAG
- the TMEM82 gene encoding transmembrane protein 82, translating into MFSLPFLPSWLPSLPSLQWGSSLLHSVLQGLIGASGVSVLNSLLKVYFFVNCANNPERRLEKERLQAQWASLEMVHLAGLALILTVLGARVAALVVLEFSLRAVSTLLSLGKGSEGERLQLYLLSQYSLGCGLTCGLSFLQEGAPRRTLSLLLGLGLATLLSAGARRLCRHACQLYEPHRRLQRCGVCLGLLAGAPHLPQLLARALAVAFAVGNLAAVALVNQDFPTTSDAVRFWMPLVICYALLVIYMQEEQRQHPGLQSQVQTLLVRMGGLFVLLLTVGCWLDLLGVLLSLLGELWCLAGSRTLLDLCQIQDFPSQRPSGSAPRQSQPQPSAAAQPQDTAPS; encoded by the exons ATGTTCTCCCTgccattcctcccctcctggctccccagcctcccctccctccagtggGGCTCCAGCCTCCTCCACTCTGTCCTTCAAG gCCTCATCGGGGCCAGTGGAGTCTCGGTCCTGAACAGCCTCCTGAAGGTCTACTTCTTTGTGAACTGTGCCAA CAACCCCGAGCGGCGGCTGGAGAAGGAGCGGCTGCAGGCCCAGTGGGCTTCGCTGGAGATGGTGCACCTGGCCGGGCTGGCCCTGATCCTGACCGTCCTGGGGGCCCGGGTGGCCGCCCTGGTGGTGCTTGAGTTCTCCCTCCGGGCTGTCTCCACACTGCTCTCCCTGGGCAAG GGCTCCGAGGGGGAGAGGCTGCAGCTGTACTTGCTGAGCCAGTACTCACTGGGCTGCGGGCTGACCTGCGGCCTGAGCTTCCTGCAGGAGGGCGCCCCTCGCCGCACCCTGAGCCTGCTGCTGGGCCTCGGGCTGGCCACCCTGCTCAGCGCGGGCGCCCGGCGCCTCTGCCGCCACGCCTGTCAGCTCTACGAGCCTCACCGCCGCCTGCAGCGCTGCGGGGTGTGCCTGGGCCTGCTGGCTGGCGCTCCGCACCTGCCCCAGCTGCTGGCCCGCGCCCTGGCCGTGGCCTTCGCCGTGGGCAACCTGGCGGCCGTGGCCCTCGTCAACCAGGACTTCCCCACCACCTCGGATGCCGTGCGCTTCTGGATGCCGCTCGTCATCTGCTACGCCCTGCTGGTCATCTACATGCAGG aggAACAGCGGCAACACCCCGGCCTGCAGAGCCAGGTCCAGACGTTGCTGGTGCGCATGGGTGGTCTCTTCGTGCTGCTGCTGACCGTGGGCTGCTGGCTGGACCTCCTGGGAGTCCTCCTGTCCCTGCTGGGTGAGCTCTGGTGCCTGGCAGGCAGCCGCACTCTGCTGGACCTTTGCCAGATACAG GATTTTCCATCCCAGAGGCCTTCGGGGTCAGCTCCAAGgcagtcccagccccagccctcagcAGCTGCCCAGCCCCAGGACACAGCCCCCTCCTGA